The following are encoded together in the Capsulimonas corticalis genome:
- a CDS encoding DUF1559 domain-containing protein, with protein sequence MEQLPSARSSRAAAGFTLIELLVVIAIIAILAAILFPVFAKAREKARQTSCASNEKQIALANLQYIGDYDDREPMVDYFVYPAGGTKQLITWTIALQPYTKSWSVFRCPSDSSALATKFTRFQGDTISFSDPNYLQAVNSSYAINADYMNPEPGCDQTTKTAYSDPPSEAGEGHQGIPVQQSQMEAPSETVFAVDAKPLFYDASTAWMYRYWTGAPATWNAPIACTSWSWGSHQGWDQAATAGSGGPGSFGVSGDEPGNTNTDRVSVRHTGGTNVMFCDGHVKWLTPGNLAAGTNWNTGADRGSIFILDFSKYLWSLKKSGDTDM encoded by the coding sequence ATGGAACAACTTCCCAGCGCGCGTTCTTCGCGCGCCGCCGCCGGTTTTACTCTGATTGAACTGCTCGTCGTCATCGCCATTATAGCGATTCTCGCAGCAATACTCTTTCCGGTCTTCGCCAAAGCGCGTGAGAAGGCGCGTCAGACCTCCTGCGCCAGCAACGAGAAGCAGATCGCGCTGGCCAACCTTCAATATATCGGCGATTACGACGATCGTGAACCGATGGTCGACTATTTTGTCTATCCCGCCGGTGGAACAAAACAACTGATCACCTGGACAATCGCTCTCCAGCCTTATACCAAATCCTGGTCGGTGTTCCGCTGCCCCAGCGACTCGAGTGCCCTCGCCACCAAGTTCACCCGGTTCCAGGGCGACACGATCTCCTTCTCGGATCCCAATTACCTTCAGGCCGTCAACTCCAGCTACGCGATCAACGCGGATTATATGAATCCCGAGCCCGGCTGCGACCAGACAACGAAAACCGCCTACAGCGATCCGCCGAGTGAGGCGGGCGAAGGACATCAGGGCATTCCGGTCCAGCAGAGCCAGATGGAGGCGCCTTCGGAGACGGTCTTTGCCGTCGACGCCAAGCCGCTGTTCTACGACGCCAGCACCGCGTGGATGTATCGATATTGGACCGGCGCTCCGGCGACCTGGAACGCTCCGATCGCATGCACCTCCTGGAGCTGGGGCAGCCATCAAGGCTGGGATCAGGCCGCGACCGCCGGGTCCGGCGGTCCGGGCTCCTTCGGCGTGTCCGGCGACGAGCCCGGCAACACCAATACGGACCGCGTCTCCGTGCGCCACACCGGCGGTACGAACGTCATGTTCTGCGATGGCCATGTCAAGTGGCTGACGCCGGGCAATCTGGCGGCAGGCACCAACTGGAATACGGGCGCGGATCGGGGGAGCATTTTCATCCTCGATTTCAGCAAGTATCTCTGGTCGCTGAAAAAGTCCGGCGATACCGATATGTAG
- a CDS encoding type II secretion system protein → MQISRSKHTSGFTLIELLVVIAIIAILAAILFPVFAQAREKARQAACLSNMRQIGTGMLMYTQDYDEAIVPSSNSASWPTMIYSYIKNAQVFVCPSANDTLTGGDTKYVPGTNKFTGVAVTVGTTAGDGSPTSISLVPRLSYARNLIPTTNGTPDPWHNIIALRPCSNGKTYPGFVDYVSNLKSGWVGKGTTFTRTMADIADPAGTIHIVDGMVSPLALSPTTFNQGPSMRGLQYDNRTDMFNDATYSKVAYRHTGGFVVLYGDGHSGYKKWGTTTPCMWTIQDDQCN, encoded by the coding sequence ATGCAAATCTCTCGCTCTAAACACACGTCCGGTTTTACGTTGATAGAATTACTCGTCGTCATCGCAATAATCGCGATTCTTGCCGCCATTCTGTTCCCGGTCTTTGCCCAGGCGCGCGAAAAGGCTCGCCAAGCGGCGTGTCTGAGCAACATGCGTCAGATTGGCACCGGAATGCTCATGTATACGCAGGACTACGATGAGGCCATCGTGCCGTCGTCGAACTCTGCTTCGTGGCCGACGATGATTTATTCCTATATTAAAAACGCCCAGGTATTCGTGTGCCCAAGCGCCAACGACACGCTGACTGGCGGCGATACGAAGTATGTGCCCGGCACAAACAAGTTTACCGGCGTTGCGGTGACTGTCGGAACGACCGCCGGCGATGGAAGCCCGACGTCGATTTCTCTCGTCCCGCGATTGTCTTACGCTCGAAACTTGATCCCCACTACGAACGGTACGCCGGATCCGTGGCATAACATTATTGCGCTTCGCCCATGCAGCAACGGCAAAACCTATCCTGGATTTGTCGACTATGTCAGCAATTTGAAATCTGGATGGGTGGGAAAAGGAACGACGTTTACCCGCACGATGGCGGACATCGCGGATCCTGCTGGCACGATCCACATTGTGGACGGAATGGTTTCCCCGCTAGCGCTATCTCCGACGACCTTCAATCAGGGACCCTCGATGCGCGGCTTGCAGTACGATAACCGCACGGACATGTTCAATGATGCGACGTACTCCAAAGTCGCCTATCGTCACACCGGCGGTTTCGTCGTACTTTACGGCGATGGTCACTCGGGATACAAGAAGTGGGGAACGACCACACCTTGTATGTGGACGATCCAGGACGATCAGTGTAATTAA
- a CDS encoding alkaline phosphatase family protein, with translation MKRAPLAAFLFASIAICAPGANAAHPHVQYQVTNFTLSGGDPTFSVASDVTFQNLDLTETFADSTTQTLSLYDLTSYSKTNTLDTGVLSVYTNPFSYADMGHGAITSATLNGSFDLTNLDIEKSFGGPLSSANVFPSFTASFTPGSFNSFFDVFTNIYAVDAQTGEKYGVGTFGLTATPVPEPSGLVAMLAASGLALLGFLFRRTRKGAVVAIAVVAAAGVPQPPVKAATIDAGNWASVTAPVYGSSQSGVYSGAELFTGPNQFGSYFSGVLPNGRIVRPAGVSAQIGMNPLGTALTPDGKYLITTNDDERDGSGASSFSLQSSINRGGYSISVIDTATLSVVSQINTAGKLFVGLQATGSGTYTIWASSGGDNSIKLFTVSSAGAIAGPVGSIAIAPITPQSAGYVSNYTPIGAAATTTSAPTGYSKSGAKITFPAGSALSPDGKFLYVACNGDNSVAIIDTASKTVVKQVPVGYFPYAVAVSKEGNKILVSNWGATEYKFKNPAYDGAGNLTSIAPVPGNAPDGYYVPVTSTTGSNPKTSSISILAAPGANGASASLLGSIYEGAPLDQLYQVGDTHPSALASVRRGTVEVLYVAKANDDSLGLIQVSNNRKLPDFDLSPIGVTLLDGHKIHGSYPNALAVSPDNTRLYVAEAGLNSVAVLDTTVPTAPKLIGRIPTGWYPTGLSVSPDGKTLYIVNAKGVGEDINPNTVNAGHNPTGIESFTDGNYIFGTVQKVDLTATHPNKTQVPSYNYAINPPADTSVVPAGGAASNKIKHVFFILHENKTFDSMLGNQNGHFGPYASLTYNNPDGSPFVNGQYTGVSLNTQQLATTFATAVNYYSDSEESDAGHQFSASGTATDYTEKTLLVKSGRGLLVNKNFEPEDYPEGGYIFNNAARNGVSFKDYGALIRIVGTDTGTSVPTTIDDPASGLAGYPQLQADAFHITSPLVNAGDTESTTQGLGQAYFMALPILSVLGTSNPSGEARLDKNYPGYNFNISDQRRAKEFIKDFDRQLANGTLPQFIYLYQPNDHTGGVQAPNAGAVGTSPLQQVGDGDTGLGMVVNHIMKSPAYYDPSTDTGSAIFITYDDAQSSLDHIQQHRTPLVVVSPFAKPGYLAKKHYVTASVVKTEELLLGLPPNNLGDLFATDLRDLFQPTYNGITASSVPVTRTAQYTPSPEGRKIWSLVAKLDSSAPDRDSHRLGALARMSVKADEVHSAAVKKNHLHSAAYKALQARLYQTALTLVNGPAPKDSDD, from the coding sequence ATGAAACGAGCCCCGCTGGCTGCATTTCTATTCGCAAGCATTGCTATCTGCGCGCCGGGCGCCAACGCCGCGCACCCCCATGTACAATATCAGGTAACGAACTTCACGCTTTCCGGCGGCGACCCAACGTTCTCAGTCGCCAGCGACGTCACATTCCAGAACCTGGATCTTACCGAGACTTTCGCGGACTCGACCACGCAGACCCTTAGCCTCTATGATCTGACGAGCTACTCCAAAACAAACACACTGGACACGGGCGTCCTTTCGGTTTACACCAATCCGTTTTCGTACGCGGACATGGGTCATGGCGCGATCACCTCGGCGACGCTGAACGGTTCGTTCGATCTGACGAACCTGGATATCGAGAAGAGCTTCGGCGGCCCCCTCTCCAGCGCGAATGTATTCCCGTCCTTCACGGCGTCCTTCACGCCCGGATCGTTCAACAGCTTCTTCGACGTCTTCACGAACATCTACGCCGTCGACGCGCAGACGGGCGAAAAGTACGGCGTGGGAACCTTCGGCCTGACGGCGACCCCGGTTCCGGAACCCTCCGGCCTCGTCGCCATGCTCGCGGCGTCCGGCCTGGCGCTCCTGGGCTTTCTCTTTCGCCGCACGCGCAAAGGCGCCGTGGTCGCGATTGCGGTGGTCGCCGCCGCCGGCGTCCCGCAGCCCCCGGTGAAGGCCGCGACGATTGACGCCGGCAACTGGGCGTCGGTCACCGCTCCCGTTTATGGCTCCTCCCAGAGCGGCGTCTACAGCGGCGCCGAGCTCTTCACCGGCCCAAACCAGTTCGGCTCGTACTTCAGCGGCGTCCTGCCCAACGGCCGGATCGTCCGACCGGCGGGCGTCAGCGCGCAGATCGGCATGAACCCGCTCGGAACGGCCCTGACGCCCGACGGCAAATATCTGATCACGACCAACGACGACGAGCGGGACGGCTCCGGCGCCAGCTCGTTCTCGCTGCAGAGCTCGATCAACCGCGGCGGCTACTCGATCTCGGTGATCGATACGGCGACGCTGAGCGTCGTCAGCCAGATCAACACCGCCGGCAAGCTCTTCGTCGGCCTCCAGGCGACGGGGTCGGGCACGTACACGATCTGGGCCTCCAGCGGCGGCGACAACAGCATCAAGCTGTTCACCGTCTCCAGCGCCGGCGCGATCGCCGGACCGGTCGGCTCCATCGCCATCGCGCCGATCACGCCGCAGAGCGCGGGATATGTCTCCAACTACACGCCCATCGGCGCGGCGGCCACGACGACTTCGGCCCCCACGGGCTACAGCAAAAGCGGCGCGAAGATCACCTTCCCCGCCGGATCCGCGCTGAGCCCCGACGGCAAATTCCTCTACGTGGCCTGTAACGGCGACAACAGCGTCGCGATCATCGACACGGCGAGCAAAACGGTCGTCAAGCAGGTCCCGGTCGGATACTTCCCCTACGCCGTTGCGGTCAGCAAGGAAGGCAACAAGATCCTGGTCTCCAACTGGGGCGCCACCGAGTACAAGTTCAAGAACCCGGCCTACGACGGCGCGGGCAACCTGACGTCGATCGCGCCGGTCCCCGGCAACGCGCCCGACGGCTACTATGTCCCGGTGACCAGCACGACGGGTTCGAACCCGAAGACCTCCTCGATCTCGATCCTGGCCGCTCCCGGCGCCAACGGCGCGAGCGCCAGCCTGCTGGGCTCGATCTACGAAGGCGCGCCGCTCGACCAGCTTTACCAGGTCGGCGACACGCATCCCTCGGCGCTCGCCTCCGTGCGGCGCGGAACGGTCGAAGTGCTGTATGTGGCGAAGGCCAATGACGACAGCCTCGGCCTGATCCAGGTCAGCAACAACCGCAAGCTGCCCGACTTCGATCTCTCCCCGATCGGCGTCACGCTGCTCGACGGCCACAAAATCCACGGCTCCTACCCGAACGCGCTGGCCGTTTCTCCGGACAACACCCGGCTATATGTGGCCGAAGCCGGCCTCAACTCCGTCGCGGTGCTCGACACCACCGTCCCGACCGCGCCCAAACTGATCGGCCGCATCCCTACCGGCTGGTATCCCACGGGCCTGAGCGTCAGCCCCGACGGCAAAACGCTCTATATCGTCAACGCCAAGGGCGTCGGCGAGGACATCAACCCGAACACCGTGAACGCGGGACACAATCCGACAGGGATTGAATCCTTCACGGACGGCAACTACATCTTCGGCACAGTGCAGAAGGTGGACTTGACCGCGACGCATCCGAATAAGACACAGGTCCCGTCGTATAACTACGCGATCAATCCTCCGGCCGACACCAGCGTCGTCCCGGCGGGCGGCGCGGCGTCGAACAAGATCAAGCACGTGTTCTTCATCCTGCATGAGAACAAGACGTTTGACTCCATGCTCGGTAACCAGAACGGCCACTTCGGTCCCTACGCCAGCCTGACCTACAACAACCCGGACGGAAGCCCGTTCGTGAACGGTCAGTACACAGGCGTTTCGCTGAACACGCAGCAGTTGGCGACGACGTTCGCCACGGCCGTCAACTACTACTCGGACTCCGAGGAGAGCGACGCCGGCCATCAGTTCTCCGCGTCGGGCACCGCCACCGACTATACCGAAAAGACCCTGCTGGTAAAGTCCGGCCGCGGCCTCCTGGTGAACAAGAACTTCGAGCCGGAAGATTATCCCGAAGGCGGATACATCTTCAATAACGCGGCGCGCAACGGCGTTTCTTTCAAGGACTACGGCGCCTTGATCCGGATCGTCGGCACGGACACCGGAACGAGCGTTCCGACGACCATCGACGATCCCGCAAGCGGCCTTGCCGGCTACCCGCAGCTGCAAGCGGACGCCTTCCACATCACCTCGCCGCTGGTCAACGCGGGCGACACCGAGAGCACGACGCAGGGCCTGGGCCAGGCGTACTTCATGGCGCTGCCGATCCTGAGCGTGCTGGGAACGAGCAACCCGTCGGGAGAAGCGCGTCTTGATAAGAACTATCCGGGATACAACTTCAATATCTCGGATCAGCGCCGCGCGAAGGAGTTCATCAAGGACTTCGACCGCCAGCTGGCGAACGGCACGCTGCCGCAGTTCATCTATCTCTACCAGCCCAACGACCACACCGGCGGCGTCCAGGCGCCCAACGCCGGCGCGGTGGGAACCTCCCCGCTCCAGCAGGTCGGCGACGGCGACACGGGCCTCGGCATGGTCGTGAACCATATCATGAAGAGCCCCGCGTACTACGACCCGAGCACGGACACCGGCAGCGCGATCTTCATCACCTACGACGACGCGCAGTCCTCGCTGGACCACATCCAGCAGCACCGCACGCCGCTGGTGGTCGTCAGCCCGTTCGCCAAGCCCGGCTACCTCGCCAAGAAGCACTATGTCACGGCGTCCGTCGTCAAGACCGAGGAGCTGCTGCTGGGCCTTCCGCCGAACAACCTGGGCGACCTCTTCGCGACCGACCTTCGCGATCTGTTCCAGCCGACCTATAACGGAATCACGGCGTCTTCCGTGCCGGTGACCCGCACCGCCCAGTACACGCCGTCGCCCGAAGGCCGCAAGATCTGGTCGCTGGTCGCCAAGCTTGACTCCTCCGCTCCGGACCGCGATAGCCACCGCCTCGGCGCGCTGGCCCGCATGTCGGTCAAGGCCGACGAAGTCCATAGCGCCGCCGTCAAGAAGAACCACCTGCACAGCGCCGCGTATAAGGCGCTTCAGGCCCGACTGTACCAAACCGCCCTCACGCTGGTCAACGGCCCTGCCCCCAAGGACTCCGACGACTAA
- a CDS encoding DUF72 domain-containing protein codes for MSDASAPPMRIGCAGWSIPKGCAAAFPAEGSHLERYAARLRAVEINSSFYRLHRPATYERWAASVPDGFQFSVKIPREITHTRKLTEFAEPMDQFLSECGHLGDKLGPLLVQLPPSLAFDPEIAAAFFDALRARHSGGIACEPRHASWFTPEAEALLVGCQAARVAADPAVCSEAARPGGWPGLTYFRLHGSPRIYYSDYSPEYLETLAAALAPGSWCVFDNTAAGAAMGDALALSTGIGACIGA; via the coding sequence ATGAGTGACGCCAGTGCGCCGCCCATGCGGATCGGCTGCGCCGGCTGGAGTATTCCGAAGGGGTGCGCCGCCGCGTTTCCGGCTGAAGGCAGTCATTTGGAGCGTTACGCCGCGCGCCTGCGCGCGGTCGAGATCAACTCTTCCTTCTATCGCCTGCACCGGCCCGCGACTTACGAGCGCTGGGCGGCGTCCGTTCCCGATGGTTTCCAATTCTCCGTCAAAATCCCGCGCGAGATCACGCATACGCGAAAGCTGACGGAGTTTGCCGAGCCCATGGACCAATTTCTGAGCGAATGCGGACATTTGGGAGATAAGCTTGGCCCGCTGCTCGTCCAGCTGCCCCCAAGCCTCGCATTCGATCCAGAGATCGCCGCCGCCTTTTTCGACGCGCTGCGCGCGCGGCATTCCGGCGGGATCGCCTGCGAGCCGCGCCACGCCAGCTGGTTCACGCCGGAAGCTGAGGCGCTGCTCGTCGGATGCCAAGCAGCCCGCGTCGCCGCCGACCCCGCCGTCTGTTCCGAAGCCGCGCGGCCCGGCGGCTGGCCTGGGCTGACCTACTTTCGCCTCCATGGCTCGCCCCGCATCTACTACTCCGACTATTCCCCCGAGTATCTGGAGACGCTCGCGGCGGCGCTGGCGCCCGGCTCCTGGTGCGTCTTCGACAACACCGCCGCCGGAGCGGCGATGGGCGATGCGCTGGCGCTCTCCACGGGGATCGGCGCCTGCATCGGCGCTTAA
- a CDS encoding alkaline phosphatase family protein — protein MRMQWIAAAALIAATAAVMAAPKTPAPTPANLPLVTGKTLTPEGAQTNVGSFPANLALSPDGKYILVTTAGMREYLSVLRVADGRLISRLDFNKHSTVVDNKQALYYGLVCGKTENGVTTVYASRGGEGMVSVLSLDAEGALTDTGKTLTLTPEPGGDLAYTAGLAVSGDGAHLYAADNSGVPKAGMRGSLRIFDTASVRETANVDLPGYPYAVAAVTAGAEAGHKVYVTSEQRANVSVVDPVAGKSVREIATGTQPIGLLLDKAQARLFVANAGGDTVSIIDTRTDKVTRTVLMRPDNMRGLPGSTPTGLALSPDEKTLYVTLGDMNAVAVVNLPDAKLIGYLPAGWYPTGAVVSPDGQRLFIANAKGVAARNPNDTPSRTLTERPQYIQNIIEGTVTTIDLAALPTLKTLTARVLANNQGVLGRKPKFQNPGVKHVFYIIKENRTYDQVLGDLPQGDGDPSLVLYGRDITPNLHALAERFVLLDNFYCCAEVSGDGWNWSTGAMASEFNARNVAHNYGGRRRPYDFEGSNNGIAVDRLDIPDANRPPGGYLWDLCAAHGVSFRDYGFFMDDFDVPRKTPERGTEGLENSPTMKTLLGKTCAEFREFDTNYADSDAWIDAKFAPAPRQLKTYGKYDAPSRVSAWKREFAEYVKTGALPRFTMLRLGRDHTAGTWDGCSTPNAMVADNDYAVGQVVDIISHSPYWKSSVIVVVEDDAQHGYDHVDAHRSTAYVISPFIEKATHDSHFYNTDSALRTIEQLLGLPPMTQYDAIAPPIDVFQKNAVNAEPYRAVLPARSILAAVNTKEAYRAADSARLLNTLREESGPDEELNDILWRSAKGTPPPPRRYSLSLARVGDD, from the coding sequence ATGCGAATGCAATGGATCGCGGCGGCTGCCTTAATCGCCGCCACGGCGGCCGTGATGGCGGCGCCGAAGACGCCCGCTCCCACACCCGCCAATCTCCCACTGGTCACCGGTAAGACGCTGACGCCGGAAGGCGCGCAGACCAATGTCGGCAGCTTTCCCGCGAACCTCGCGCTGTCGCCGGACGGAAAGTATATTCTGGTCACGACCGCCGGCATGCGCGAGTATCTGTCCGTGCTGCGCGTCGCCGACGGCCGGCTAATCAGCCGCCTCGACTTCAACAAACACAGCACGGTAGTGGATAACAAGCAGGCGCTTTACTACGGCCTCGTTTGCGGCAAAACCGAGAACGGCGTGACGACGGTGTACGCCTCGCGCGGCGGCGAGGGCATGGTGAGCGTCCTGTCGCTGGACGCCGAGGGCGCGCTGACGGATACCGGCAAAACGCTGACGCTGACGCCGGAGCCGGGCGGCGATCTCGCTTACACGGCGGGCCTCGCCGTGAGTGGGGACGGCGCGCATCTCTACGCCGCCGACAACAGCGGGGTTCCCAAGGCCGGCATGCGCGGATCCCTGCGAATCTTCGACACCGCGTCCGTGAGGGAAACGGCAAATGTGGATCTGCCCGGCTACCCCTACGCCGTCGCCGCCGTGACGGCGGGCGCGGAGGCTGGCCATAAAGTCTATGTCACCAGCGAACAGCGCGCCAATGTCTCGGTCGTGGACCCTGTCGCCGGAAAGTCCGTGCGTGAGATCGCGACGGGAACCCAGCCCATCGGCTTGCTGCTGGACAAGGCGCAGGCGCGCCTGTTCGTGGCGAACGCCGGCGGCGACACGGTGAGCATTATCGACACCCGCACGGACAAGGTGACCCGAACCGTCTTGATGCGTCCCGACAACATGCGCGGCCTGCCCGGCTCGACGCCGACGGGCCTGGCGCTCTCTCCCGATGAGAAGACGCTGTATGTGACGCTCGGAGACATGAACGCGGTCGCCGTCGTGAACCTGCCCGACGCCAAGCTCATAGGATATCTGCCCGCCGGCTGGTATCCCACGGGGGCAGTCGTCTCGCCCGACGGACAGCGTCTCTTTATCGCCAACGCCAAGGGGGTGGCTGCGCGTAACCCCAACGATACGCCCAGCCGCACTCTGACCGAGCGGCCACAGTATATCCAGAACATTATCGAGGGCACGGTCACGACGATCGATCTGGCGGCGCTTCCGACGCTGAAGACGCTGACGGCGAGAGTGCTGGCGAACAATCAGGGGGTTCTTGGAAGGAAACCAAAGTTTCAGAACCCGGGCGTCAAACACGTTTTTTATATCATCAAAGAAAATCGGACCTACGATCAGGTGCTCGGCGATCTGCCGCAGGGCGACGGGGATCCGTCTCTGGTCCTCTATGGCCGCGACATCACCCCGAATCTGCACGCGCTGGCCGAGCGGTTTGTGCTGCTCGACAACTTTTACTGCTGCGCCGAAGTCTCCGGGGACGGCTGGAACTGGTCCACCGGCGCGATGGCGTCGGAGTTCAACGCGCGCAACGTCGCGCACAACTATGGAGGGCGTCGTCGTCCGTACGATTTTGAAGGCAGCAACAACGGAATCGCCGTGGATCGTCTGGATATCCCCGACGCCAATCGTCCGCCCGGGGGCTACCTCTGGGATCTGTGCGCCGCCCACGGTGTCTCGTTCCGCGATTACGGCTTCTTTATGGACGATTTCGACGTTCCGCGCAAAACGCCGGAGCGTGGGACCGAAGGGCTGGAGAACAGTCCGACCATGAAGACGCTGCTTGGCAAAACCTGCGCCGAGTTTCGTGAGTTCGACACCAACTACGCCGATAGCGACGCCTGGATCGACGCCAAGTTCGCTCCCGCGCCCCGTCAGCTCAAGACCTATGGCAAGTACGACGCCCCTTCTCGTGTGTCCGCCTGGAAGCGCGAGTTCGCCGAGTACGTGAAAACCGGCGCCTTGCCGCGCTTTACGATGCTGCGCCTCGGACGCGATCACACCGCGGGCACCTGGGATGGGTGCTCGACGCCGAACGCCATGGTCGCGGACAACGACTACGCTGTCGGTCAGGTCGTCGATATTATCAGCCACAGCCCCTACTGGAAATCGTCCGTCATCGTTGTGGTGGAGGACGACGCCCAGCACGGCTACGACCATGTGGACGCGCACCGGTCCACCGCCTACGTGATCAGCCCGTTCATCGAAAAGGCGACCCACGACAGCCATTTCTACAACACCGACAGCGCCCTGCGCACGATCGAACAACTGCTCGGCCTGCCGCCGATGACCCAGTACGACGCCATCGCCCCGCCCATCGACGTCTTCCAAAAAAACGCGGTCAACGCCGAACCCTACCGCGCGGTGCTTCCCGCCCGCAGCATCCTGGCGGCGGTAAACACCAAGGAAGCCTATCGCGCCGCCGACAGCGCCCGCCTGCTCAATACGCTTCGGGAAGAATCCGGACCCGACGAAGAACTCAACGACATCCTCTGGCGCTCAGCCAAGGGAACGCCGCCCCCGCCAAGGCGATATTCGCTCTCACTGGCGCGGGTGGGGGACGATTAA